In Paenibacillus sp. J23TS9, a single genomic region encodes these proteins:
- the addB gene encoding helicase-exonuclease AddAB subunit AddB, which translates to MAVHFLIGRSGSGKTTTILEDISARLEAAPQGKPMILLVPEQGSFQAEHGLVTTGRIKGSVRAQVLSFRRLAYRVMQETGGAARVGISDEGKKMLLYKIIQHRKDELKLFGASGEQLGFVGRLGDVYTEMKRYCIDSSAVKQVLDQMIATSAATPILRSKLEDLWTVYKDFEQEMSPLYIDEEDNLIRLTEAVRDSSYLQGAEIWIDGFHGFTPQELQVVNQLMLHAASVTVSLTLDKPYDGLRMPHELDLFHPTATTYIKLRGMAEELGIEIDNKVLTPSVPPRFQGSPQLAHLERGYDRRLRYQAVETGSADGISIHSAAGRRAEVEGALREMLRLARDEGVRFREMAVFVRNLGDYEHLVMPLFQDYGVPLFLDQKRSELHHPLVEFMRAALDVVRRFWRHEDVFRCVKSDFLLPLDGSLTREDMDRLENYALASGIQGYRWTDGRPWKGIPSLSLEEGGSPQRKTGEEMLELMERCRSAVTGPLSAFDKRIKHAKTARDMSTAVFGLLEDAGIPQSLDLWSREALQNGRPEAAREHRQLWGEVLTLLDQIVEMMGTEKMTFDLFAGILETGLSELKLGLVPPSLDQVLVGTMDRTRTSGIKYAFLLGVNDGVIPAVYQEDGIITEQERSVLADTGMELAPGISRKLLDERFLIYNALTSASRHVWISYPSADDEGKELLPSEVVRHVTRMFSGLKEEPLSVQPGADQSALEHKIYIEHPRQTLSHLIVQLRRWRQGAKIPEVWWNVYNWYLQDSQWRDPLDMLLRSLFYRNDTMTLQEGTSRRLYGSKIRTSVSRMERFVACPFSHFASHGLKLKERQLYRLKAPDIGQLFHAALSEMALRLKEQHRSWGSLSAEECRREAEMTVERLAPMLQGEILLSSKRYGYISRKLKNIVGRASIILGEHARRGSFEPVGLELDFGPGKPLPPLTFELENGTVMEVVGRIDRVDMAQGEDGILLRVIDYKSGQKDLRLHEVYYGLALQMLTYLDVLLTYADEWLGSKALPAGTLYFHVHDPILQSANGMTMDQAAEELLKRFKMKGLLMADRDVVSKMDTSLDKGHSSILPVAVKSDGSFYSSASVASPEQWDHLLTSVRSSIETIGTRITEGDVKIEPYRIQQETACTFCPYKPVCQFDEAVEGNHYHLLSKPNKSQVWDLLSESKGGETS; encoded by the coding sequence ATGGCGGTTCATTTTCTTATCGGACGTTCGGGAAGCGGCAAAACGACAACTATACTTGAAGATATCTCTGCCAGGCTGGAGGCCGCGCCGCAGGGAAAACCCATGATATTGCTGGTTCCGGAGCAGGGATCGTTTCAGGCAGAGCATGGACTTGTCACGACGGGCCGGATTAAAGGCAGCGTAAGAGCCCAGGTGCTGAGCTTTCGCCGTCTGGCCTACCGCGTCATGCAGGAAACCGGCGGTGCTGCTCGCGTCGGCATCAGCGATGAAGGCAAAAAAATGCTCCTATATAAAATTATTCAGCATCGCAAGGATGAGTTAAAGCTGTTTGGGGCCTCGGGCGAGCAGCTTGGCTTCGTTGGCCGTCTGGGAGACGTGTACACTGAAATGAAGCGGTACTGTATCGACTCCTCCGCGGTTAAGCAGGTGCTGGATCAGATGATTGCAACATCCGCAGCCACACCGATCCTGCGCAGCAAGCTCGAAGATTTGTGGACAGTGTACAAGGATTTTGAGCAGGAAATGTCACCATTGTATATCGATGAGGAAGACAATTTAATCAGGCTGACCGAGGCAGTGAGAGATTCTAGCTATTTGCAGGGAGCGGAGATTTGGATTGACGGTTTCCATGGGTTCACTCCCCAGGAGCTTCAGGTCGTAAACCAACTGATGCTTCATGCTGCGTCCGTTACTGTTTCACTCACGCTGGATAAGCCTTACGACGGCTTGCGGATGCCTCATGAACTGGATTTGTTCCATCCGACCGCGACTACTTATATCAAGTTGAGAGGGATGGCGGAAGAACTTGGTATTGAAATAGACAACAAAGTACTTACTCCTTCAGTACCGCCGCGCTTTCAAGGGAGCCCTCAGCTCGCCCACCTGGAGCGGGGGTATGATCGGCGGCTGCGTTATCAGGCAGTAGAAACCGGATCAGCGGATGGTATTTCTATCCATTCTGCAGCGGGGCGCCGAGCAGAAGTCGAAGGTGCGCTGCGGGAAATGCTGCGGCTGGCGCGGGATGAAGGCGTCCGCTTCCGTGAGATGGCTGTTTTTGTCCGTAATCTTGGGGATTATGAGCATCTGGTTATGCCGCTGTTCCAGGATTATGGAGTTCCGTTGTTCCTTGACCAGAAAAGGAGTGAGCTTCATCATCCGCTGGTTGAATTTATGCGTGCCGCGCTGGATGTGGTCCGGCGCTTTTGGAGGCATGAAGATGTATTCCGCTGTGTGAAGAGCGATTTTCTTCTGCCGCTGGACGGTTCCTTGACGCGCGAGGATATGGACCGTCTGGAGAACTATGCTCTGGCAAGCGGCATACAGGGCTACCGCTGGACGGATGGACGTCCATGGAAGGGGATCCCGAGCCTTTCTCTCGAAGAGGGGGGATCCCCGCAGCGGAAGACGGGCGAGGAGATGCTGGAGCTGATGGAGCGCTGCCGGAGCGCAGTTACCGGTCCGCTCTCGGCTTTTGATAAACGTATTAAACATGCCAAGACAGCCCGGGATATGAGTACGGCGGTTTTCGGGCTTCTTGAGGATGCAGGAATACCTCAATCGCTGGATTTGTGGAGCCGGGAAGCGCTGCAAAATGGCCGTCCAGAGGCGGCAAGGGAGCACCGGCAATTATGGGGCGAGGTTTTGACCCTGCTGGATCAGATTGTCGAAATGATGGGTACAGAGAAGATGACATTCGACTTGTTTGCCGGGATTTTAGAGACCGGTCTCAGTGAACTGAAGCTGGGTCTTGTGCCGCCTTCACTGGATCAAGTGCTAGTCGGAACGATGGATCGCACTCGTACGAGCGGAATCAAGTATGCATTTTTGCTGGGCGTAAATGATGGTGTGATCCCGGCAGTATACCAGGAGGACGGCATTATAACTGAACAGGAGCGATCTGTGCTGGCGGATACAGGAATGGAGCTGGCTCCGGGAATTTCCCGAAAGCTGCTGGATGAACGATTCCTGATCTACAACGCGCTCACGTCCGCGAGCCGGCATGTATGGATCAGCTATCCTTCTGCGGACGACGAAGGCAAGGAACTGCTGCCATCTGAAGTGGTACGGCATGTAACAAGAATGTTTTCAGGTCTGAAGGAAGAGCCGCTGTCAGTGCAGCCTGGAGCGGATCAGAGTGCCCTGGAGCATAAAATATACATTGAGCATCCTCGCCAAACGCTCAGCCATCTCATTGTGCAGCTTAGAAGATGGAGACAGGGCGCCAAGATACCTGAGGTTTGGTGGAATGTTTACAACTGGTATTTACAGGATTCACAGTGGCGTGATCCGCTTGATATGCTGCTGCGCTCTCTGTTTTACCGAAACGACACGATGACGCTTCAAGAGGGTACCAGCCGCAGGCTCTATGGAAGCAAAATCCGTACAAGCGTGTCGCGCATGGAGAGATTCGTGGCATGCCCATTCTCGCATTTTGCGTCCCATGGCTTGAAGCTGAAGGAACGCCAGCTGTACCGGCTGAAGGCACCCGATATCGGGCAGCTTTTCCATGCGGCACTGAGCGAAATGGCACTCAGACTGAAGGAACAGCATCGCAGCTGGGGAAGTTTGTCGGCAGAGGAATGCCGGAGGGAAGCGGAGATGACCGTGGAACGTCTGGCTCCCATGCTTCAAGGCGAGATATTGCTCAGCTCCAAAAGGTACGGATATATCTCACGTAAGCTGAAAAATATCGTTGGAAGAGCATCGATCATTTTAGGCGAACATGCGCGTCGGGGAAGCTTTGAACCGGTTGGGCTGGAGCTGGATTTTGGTCCTGGAAAGCCGCTGCCACCGCTCACCTTTGAGCTGGAGAACGGTACAGTGATGGAGGTTGTCGGCCGGATTGACCGCGTGGATATGGCGCAGGGGGAAGACGGAATTTTGCTTCGCGTCATTGACTACAAATCTGGGCAAAAGGATCTCAGACTTCATGAAGTGTATTACGGACTGGCCCTGCAAATGCTGACATACCTGGATGTGCTTCTGACTTACGCAGATGAGTGGCTGGGAAGCAAGGCTCTGCCGGCAGGCACGCTGTATTTTCATGTGCATGATCCGATATTGCAGTCCGCAAACGGCATGACGATGGATCAGGCTGCGGAAGAACTTCTCAAACGCTTCAAAATGAAAGGACTGCTGATGGCCGACCGTGACGTCGTGTCCAAAATGGATACATCACTCGACAAAGGACATTCATCGATCCTGCCGGTGGCGGTCAAATCGGATGGAAGCTTCTACAGCAGCGCATCGGTTGCAAGTCCGGAACAGTGGGATCATCTGCTTACCTCCGTTCGGAGCAGCATTGAGACGATCGGAACACGGATTACGGAGGGCGATGTGAAAATTGAGCCGTATCGTATCCAGCAGGAGACCGCCTGCACATTCTGTCCGTACAAGCCGGTATGCCAGTTTGACGAGGCGGTTGAGGGCAATCACTACCATCTGCTGAGCAAACCGAATAAATCGCAGGTATGGGACCTGTTGTCCGAGAGCAAAGGAGGAGAAACATCTTGA
- a CDS encoding NUDIX hydrolase, translating to MMARKEISAGGVVFRKVEDRLEVQLIMDRYGKISLAKGKMEPGETVEETALREIEEETGIVGKIVAPVDIIKYKYINPVHGEVDKEVHYFLVEAKSGSLRPQVEEISSVSWYDPMEAWVKQEQGGYDNNDVIVRKALIQLDIHV from the coding sequence ATCATGGCCAGAAAAGAGATATCCGCAGGTGGGGTTGTGTTCCGCAAAGTGGAAGACCGTCTTGAGGTGCAGTTGATCATGGACCGTTACGGCAAAATATCACTCGCCAAAGGCAAGATGGAGCCTGGTGAGACAGTTGAAGAAACAGCGCTGCGTGAAATCGAGGAGGAAACAGGAATCGTCGGAAAGATCGTTGCTCCGGTGGACATTATAAAATATAAGTATATAAATCCAGTGCATGGCGAAGTGGACAAAGAGGTCCACTATTTTCTGGTTGAGGCCAAAAGTGGTTCATTGCGTCCGCAGGTGGAGGAGATCAGCAGTGTCTCCTGGTACGATCCGATGGAGGCGTGGGTTAAGCAGGAGCAGGGCGGATATGACAATAATGATGTCATCGTCCGTAAGGCCCTGATCCAGCTTGATATTCACGTATAG
- a CDS encoding class I SAM-dependent rRNA methyltransferase produces the protein MASVILQKGRKKRLEQGHPWIYKNEIESVEGNPQPGDLVQVMNHQGRYLATGYYNPASQITVRAVSYREIEQMDQVFFAERFLGCLKHRERFLQDANAYRLVYGEADFLPGLIVDRFDDVLVIQLLTMGMDIRRKEIVDALVEVMNPRGIYERSDVPVRELEGLEQTKGPVYGECPRYVTVQENGLHIRVDIEEGQKTGYFFDQRENRASIEPLMTGWGERSGITLQEIEEAGQTLKRPVNKSGKVVEFPYWDGATVLECFSHTGSFTLHACKYGAKKVTCLDISQHAIDSARENVELNGFGDRVEFVVDDAFQYLRSQVKGLEERQKRSASTSDKVDTSQKMTAGGGRTWDVVILDPPAFAKTKSAVKGACRGYKDINLHGMKLVNEGGYLVTASCSYHMRPDLFLETIQEAAADAGKILRLIEWRAAGKDHPQILGVDEGHYLKFAIFEVRSRTF, from the coding sequence TTGGCATCTGTCATTCTTCAAAAAGGCCGTAAAAAAAGGCTGGAACAGGGACATCCCTGGATTTACAAAAATGAAATCGAGTCTGTAGAGGGCAACCCGCAGCCAGGAGATCTGGTTCAAGTCATGAACCATCAGGGACGTTATTTGGCAACGGGGTATTATAATCCGGCATCTCAGATTACAGTACGGGCGGTTTCCTACCGCGAAATTGAACAAATGGACCAGGTATTTTTTGCTGAACGGTTCCTCGGCTGTCTTAAACACAGGGAACGGTTCCTGCAGGATGCAAATGCGTATCGGCTTGTATATGGCGAGGCTGATTTTCTCCCGGGGTTGATCGTGGACCGGTTCGATGATGTGCTGGTCATTCAGCTGCTGACCATGGGCATGGATATCCGCCGCAAGGAAATTGTGGACGCCCTTGTTGAAGTGATGAACCCGAGAGGTATCTATGAACGAAGCGATGTTCCGGTACGCGAGCTTGAAGGTCTGGAACAGACGAAGGGACCCGTATATGGGGAATGTCCGAGATATGTCACGGTCCAGGAGAATGGTCTTCATATCCGCGTAGACATTGAAGAAGGACAAAAGACCGGTTATTTCTTTGACCAGCGAGAGAATCGGGCTTCCATCGAGCCGCTGATGACAGGCTGGGGCGAACGCAGCGGCATCACGTTGCAGGAAATCGAGGAAGCGGGCCAAACGCTTAAACGCCCGGTGAATAAGAGCGGCAAGGTTGTCGAGTTTCCGTATTGGGACGGGGCAACAGTGCTGGAGTGCTTTTCGCATACAGGAAGCTTTACGCTTCATGCATGTAAATATGGTGCCAAAAAAGTGACTTGCCTGGATATCTCGCAGCATGCGATCGACAGCGCGCGGGAAAATGTGGAGCTGAACGGGTTTGGTGACCGTGTTGAATTCGTGGTGGATGATGCATTTCAGTATCTGCGTTCCCAAGTCAAAGGGCTAGAGGAGAGACAGAAACGTTCCGCCAGCACCTCCGATAAGGTGGATACCTCGCAAAAGATGACCGCAGGCGGCGGCAGAACCTGGGATGTGGTCATTTTGGACCCGCCAGCCTTTGCCAAGACCAAAAGCGCTGTGAAGGGTGCCTGCAGGGGATATAAAGATATTAACCTCCATGGCATGAAGCTGGTCAATGAAGGCGGATATCTGGTTACGGCAAGCTGCTCGTATCATATGCGTCCAGATCTGTTCCTCGAGACGATTCAGGAGGCTGCAGCTGATGCCGGCAAAATCCTGCGCTTGATCGAATGGCGCGCCGCAGGCAAGGACCATCCGCAGATTCTGGGCGTTGACGAAGGCCATTACCTGAAATTTGCAATCTTTGAAGTGAGAAGCAGAACGTTCTAA
- the mtaB gene encoding tRNA (N(6)-L-threonylcarbamoyladenosine(37)-C(2))-methylthiotransferase MtaB → MPSVAFYTLGCKVNFYDTEAIWQLFKKEGYDQVDFEQTADVYLINTCTVTNTGDKKSRQIIRRAVRRNPEAIIAVTGCYAQTSPAEIMDIPGVDLVIGNQDRDKIIPFVNEIREKREPINAVRNIMKNRVFEEMDVPDFADRTRAFLKIQDGCNNFCTFCIIPWSRGLSRSRESKSIVTQAHQLVEAGYKEIVLTGIHTGGYGDDLDNYRLSDLLWDLDKVDGLERIRISSIEASQIDEKMLEVLNRSSKMCRHLHIPLQAGDDTVLKRMRRKYTTEEFYGKMQLIRQAMPDVGITTDVIVGFPGETDEMFRNGYDLMKAINFSEMHVFPYSQRNGTPASRMQDQIPEEIKHARVRELIELSEQMQLAYAKNFVGQVLDVIPEGTSKGTHGPGKMHGFSDNYLQLIFDGSEDLQGQICRVKLTKAGVNECEGQLVRVLDGASGAAV, encoded by the coding sequence ATGCCATCCGTTGCATTTTATACATTGGGTTGCAAAGTGAATTTTTATGATACCGAAGCCATCTGGCAGTTGTTCAAAAAAGAAGGCTATGATCAGGTGGATTTCGAACAGACCGCAGATGTCTATTTGATTAATACTTGTACCGTTACGAATACCGGAGACAAGAAAAGCCGGCAGATTATCCGCCGTGCTGTCCGCCGAAATCCGGAGGCGATCATTGCGGTTACCGGCTGCTATGCGCAGACATCCCCAGCTGAAATTATGGATATACCGGGTGTTGATCTTGTCATTGGCAACCAGGACCGCGATAAGATTATTCCGTTTGTGAATGAGATCCGGGAAAAACGTGAGCCCATTAACGCGGTGCGCAACATTATGAAAAACCGTGTATTTGAGGAAATGGATGTTCCTGATTTTGCGGATCGTACCCGCGCATTCCTGAAAATTCAGGACGGCTGCAACAATTTCTGTACGTTCTGCATTATCCCGTGGTCGCGCGGACTGTCCCGCAGCCGTGAATCGAAAAGCATTGTCACCCAGGCACACCAGCTTGTGGAGGCAGGTTATAAGGAAATCGTATTGACAGGTATCCATACCGGCGGGTACGGAGATGATCTCGACAACTACCGTTTATCGGATCTGCTGTGGGATTTGGACAAGGTGGACGGGCTGGAGCGTATCCGTATCAGCTCTATCGAAGCCAGCCAAATTGATGAGAAAATGCTTGAAGTACTGAACCGCTCGTCTAAAATGTGCCGTCATCTGCATATTCCGCTGCAAGCGGGAGATGACACCGTTTTGAAACGGATGCGCCGTAAATATACGACCGAGGAGTTCTATGGCAAGATGCAGCTGATTCGTCAGGCCATGCCTGATGTGGGCATTACGACGGATGTTATTGTCGGATTTCCAGGTGAAACCGATGAAATGTTCCGCAACGGCTACGACCTGATGAAGGCAATTAATTTCTCTGAAATGCATGTCTTCCCTTATTCCCAGCGGAATGGCACACCTGCTTCGCGGATGCAGGATCAGATCCCTGAAGAGATCAAGCATGCACGCGTACGTGAGCTGATTGAACTGTCGGAGCAAATGCAGCTGGCATATGCCAAGAATTTCGTGGGTCAGGTTCTGGACGTCATTCCAGAGGGTACATCCAAAGGAACTCACGGCCCAGGCAAAATGCATGGCTTCAGCGACAACTATTTGCAGCTTATTTTTGATGGTTCCGAAGATCTCCAAGGCCAAATCTGCCGCGTGAAATTGACCAAGGCAGGCGTAAATGAATGCGAAGGACAGCTGGTCCGGGTTCTTGACGGAGCTTCCGGCGCGGCGGTTTAA
- a CDS encoding Na/Pi cotransporter family protein has translation MFNTIIFPVIYGLIIFLAGMKVMETALGSWAGPLLSTFLNKATASPLKGMLFSTGITAVLQSSTAVTVLTMGLVNAGLLTYERTLGIILGSNIGTCITTELIGLQIGQFALPLLGVSIIVWIISVITDEYKPFLLRKGPNLYRSIQLISLATAGFAMVMLGIRVMQMISPALENAGLFGWFIEQATHNVWWGVAAGAALTALMHSSAAVIGLAIALSAAGTLPVGIGIGIVLGANVGTCVTALIAAIGSTPSGKFVAWTHVVLNVGGALLFMPFIPQLQWIAALMSSDSGAQIARAQTLFNIISSLLALPLCYLPIWKKIRLRS, from the coding sequence ATGTTCAACACCATTATTTTCCCCGTTATCTACGGGCTGATCATTTTCCTCGCCGGTATGAAGGTGATGGAAACGGCTCTTGGCAGCTGGGCTGGTCCTCTGCTCTCAACGTTCCTGAATAAAGCGACCGCTTCACCGCTTAAAGGGATGCTGTTCAGCACAGGCATAACGGCGGTACTTCAAAGCAGCACGGCGGTTACGGTCCTGACGATGGGCCTCGTAAATGCCGGACTGCTCACCTATGAGCGTACGCTCGGTATCATTCTGGGCAGCAATATCGGAACCTGCATCACCACCGAGCTTATCGGACTGCAAATCGGTCAGTTTGCTTTGCCCTTGCTGGGAGTCTCCATCATCGTATGGATCATCTCTGTTATTACTGATGAATACAAGCCTTTCCTCCTGCGTAAAGGACCGAATCTCTATAGGTCAATACAGCTTATATCACTGGCCACTGCAGGCTTTGCCATGGTCATGCTTGGTATCCGGGTCATGCAAATGATCAGCCCCGCACTGGAAAATGCAGGTTTGTTCGGCTGGTTCATTGAACAAGCTACTCATAATGTATGGTGGGGCGTTGCCGCTGGGGCGGCACTGACCGCACTGATGCATAGCAGTGCTGCCGTGATCGGCCTTGCCATTGCGCTATCTGCAGCCGGAACGCTACCCGTAGGCATCGGGATCGGCATTGTGCTCGGGGCCAATGTAGGCACCTGTGTAACAGCGTTGATTGCTGCCATCGGCAGTACGCCCTCCGGTAAATTTGTCGCCTGGACGCATGTCGTACTCAATGTAGGCGGTGCACTGCTGTTCATGCCTTTTATACCGCAACTACAATGGATCGCCGCCCTGATGTCATCAGACAGCGGTGCTCAGATCGCTCGTGCCCAAACCCTGTTCAATATCATCTCTTCGCTCTTGGCGCTTCCGCTTTGCTATTTGCCGATTTGGAAAAAAATACGCCTGCGCTCATAA